A DNA window from Vigna unguiculata cultivar IT97K-499-35 chromosome 10, ASM411807v1, whole genome shotgun sequence contains the following coding sequences:
- the LOC114166793 gene encoding UTP:RNA uridylyltransferase 1 yields the protein MNGGGGDLPLPPTPSNGGEFLLSLIQRPHQHHSHPRQQSPAIDPAVAVVGPTIPVGSPQWQIAGADHQHPLPLPHHLPPWSHTLSSPLYPPNFFGLPHNPFPPPRTHFPVNPNSVTNGVNVNAGLTHDLRKLGFPIEEKNSKVDGFVQQQELKLQFGSLPTVAYSASEVSPNVDSLLNLNFNRGYNGFDRNLHVDHPSSNSSGNVVLQGNHDVVDRERRGLEGYTASGSLSHEASRVPPGFGNRNRGKGLEGRKDGRVGGGEMGGGGGGRIENLYGKREGVRMVSGERSNVRGNVVRGMGLVDQLDRPGPPAGSNLHSSVVNETGGSGAHVDVLGEQLADSLLIEDDSDDRTNSRQRRATREKDARSSDSRGQQILSQRARMYKRQLVCRRDIDVLNVPFLAIYESLIPPEEEKQKQRQLVALLEKLVSKEWPAAKLYLYGSCANSFGVSKSDIDVCLAIDEADMDKAKIIMKLADILQSDNLQNVQALTRARVPIVKLMDPVTGISCDICINNLLAVVNTKLLRDYALIDPRLRQLAFIIKHWAKSRRVNETYHGTLSSYAYVLMCIHYLQMRRPAILPCLQEMETTYSVTVDDISCAFFDEVEKLGDFGRHNKETIAQLVRGFFHYWAYCHDYANSVISVRTGSIISKREKDWTRRIGNDRHLICIEDPFETSHDLGRVVDKYSIKVLREEFERAAEIMQNDPNPCIKLFEPYVPI from the exons ATGAACGGCGGTGGAGGTGACTTGCCACTGCCGCCGACGCCCTCTAACGGCGGTGAGTTCCTCCTCTCACTCATCCAACGCCCCCACCAACACCACTCACACCCGCGGCAACAGTCTCCGGCGATAGATCCCGCCGTCGCCGTCGTCGGTCCAACGATCCCCGTTGGCTCGCCGCAGTGGCAAATCGCCGGCGCCGATCACCAACACCCCCTTCCTCTCCCTCATCATCTTCCTCCTTGGTCCCACACTCTCTCTTCTCCGCTTTACCCTCCGAACTTTTTCGGGTTGCCCCATAACCCGTTTCCCCCTCCTCGGACCCACTTCCCCGTCAACCCGAACTCCGTCACTAACGGTGTCAACGTTAACGCTGGCCTCACCCACGATCTGCGAAAACTAGGGTTTCCCATCGAAGAAAAGAACAGCAAGGTCGATGGTTTCGTCCAGCAGCAAGAACTGAAACTGCAGTTCGGGTCTTTGCCCACGGTTGCGTACTCTGCATCTGAAGTTTCTCCCAATGTGGACTCGTTGCTCAATTTGAACTTCAACAGAGGGTACAACGGGTTCGACAGGAACTTGCATGTCGATCACCCCAGTTCTAATTCCAGTGGGAATGTGGTTCTTCAGGGTAATCATGATGTTGTGGACAGGGAAAGAAGAGGACTTGAGGGTTATACGGCTAGTGGGTCGTTGTCTCATGAGGCTAGTAGGGTTCCACCAGGGTTTGGGAACAGGAATAGAGGGAAGGGTTTGGAGGGTAGGAAAGATGGTAGGGTGGGGGGTGGGGAAatgggtggtggtggtggtggtaggaTTGAGAATTTGTATGGTAAGAGGGAAGGTGTGAGAATGGTTTCTGGTGAAAGGAGCAATGTTAGAGGCAATGTAGTTCGTGGAATGGGGCTTGTTGATCAGCTTGATCGCCCTGGGCCACCTGCTGGGAGTAACTTGCATTCCAGTGTTGTGAATGAGACTGGTGGAAGTGGGGCTCATGTTGATGTCCTTGGGGAGCAGTTGGCTGATTCATTGTTGATAGAGGATGACTCTGATGACAGGACCAACTCAAGGCAACGACGCGCCACTCGAGAGAAG GATGCCAGATCATCGGATTCAAGAGGGCAGCAGATCCTAAGCCAGCGGGCAAGAATGTACAAAAGGCAGTTAGTTTGTCGAAGGGACATTGATGTTCTTAATGTTCCTTTCCTTGCAATATATGAGTCTCTAATACCTCCTGAAGAAGAAAAGCAGAAGCAAAGGCAATTAGTAGCATTGTTGGAGAAATTAGTTAGCAAAGAATGGCCAGCAGCTAAGCTTTATCTCTATGGATCATGTGCTAATTCGTTTGGTGTCTCTAAAAGTGACATCGATGTTTGCCTTGCTATCGACGAAGCAGACATGGACAAAGCTAAGATTATAATGAAATTGGCGGATATTTTGCAATCAGATAATCTGCAGAATGTGCAG GCATTGACACGTGCACGGGTTCCCATAGTAAAGCTCATGGATCCAGTAACAGGAATCTCTTGTGACATATGCATTAACAATCTTCTTGCTGTTGTGAATACAAAGCTTCTTCGGGATTATGCGCTCATAGATCCAAGGTTACGGCAGCTAGCCTTCATTATCAAACATTGGGCTAAGTCAAGAAGAGTCAATGAAACTTACCATGGAACTCTGTCTAGCTATGC gTATGTTTTGATGTGCATTCATTATTTGCAAATGAGAAGACCTGCCATCCTTCCATGCTTGCAG GAGATGGAGACAACGTATTCTGTGACTGTCGATGATATTAGTTGTGCTTTCTTTGATGAAGTTGAAAAACTTGGTGATTTTGGTCGCCACAACAAGGAAACAATTGCTCAGCTTGTGCGGGGATTTTTCCACTATTGGGCATATTGTCATGATTATGCAAATTCTGTTATATCTGTGCGCACAGGAAGCATAATCAG CAAACGAGAGAAGGACTGGACTAGAAGGATTGGCAATGATCGGCATTTGATATGTATAGAGGATCCTTTTGAAACATCTCATGATCTTGGGCGAGTGGTAGATAAATATAGCATCAAAGTTCTGAGGGAAGAGTTCGAACGTGCTGCTGAAATTATGCAGAATGATCCAAATCCGTGTATTAAACTTTTTGAGCCTTATGTTCCCATTTGA